The following are encoded in a window of Saccharothrix longispora genomic DNA:
- a CDS encoding RNA polymerase sigma factor yields the protein MSRVVEDLLRECAPRVLGALARRCGDFALAEDAVQEALLSAHRHWPVDGVPDDPRAWLVRVAARKATDLVRGEIARRRREDAVFREPPPGEAADRDDTLLLLFLCCHPDLTPASAIALTLRAVGGLTTAEIARAFLVPEATMAQRISRAKQKLRGAEFAVPGPDERAARLRTVLHVLYLVFNEGYTSSTGGSLHRVELSGEAIRLTRAVHARLPSDGEVAGLLALMLLTDARRPARTAPDGSIVPLAEQDRSTWDRALIAEGADLITAAVERGPIGEYQLQAAIAALHDDAARAEDTDWPQILGMYTFLERITDNPVVTLNRAVAVAMVHGPAAGLALVDTLDDRLPGHHRLDAVRAHLHEMAGDASRAAAHYRAAAARTTSLPEQRYLMAKARRST from the coding sequence GTGAGCCGCGTCGTCGAGGACCTGCTGCGCGAGTGCGCGCCGCGGGTCCTCGGCGCGCTCGCCCGCCGGTGCGGCGACTTCGCGCTCGCCGAGGACGCCGTGCAGGAGGCGCTGCTGTCGGCGCACCGGCACTGGCCGGTCGACGGCGTGCCGGACGACCCGCGCGCCTGGCTCGTGCGCGTCGCCGCGCGCAAGGCCACCGACCTGGTGCGCGGCGAGATCGCCCGCCGCAGGCGCGAGGACGCGGTGTTCCGCGAGCCACCGCCCGGCGAGGCGGCGGACCGCGACGACACGCTCCTCCTGCTGTTCCTGTGCTGCCACCCCGACCTGACGCCCGCGTCCGCCATCGCGCTCACCCTGCGCGCCGTGGGCGGTCTGACGACGGCCGAGATCGCCCGCGCCTTCCTGGTGCCGGAGGCGACCATGGCGCAGCGCATCAGCCGGGCCAAGCAGAAGCTGCGCGGCGCGGAGTTCGCCGTGCCCGGTCCCGACGAGCGGGCCGCCAGGCTGCGCACCGTGCTGCACGTGCTGTACCTCGTCTTCAACGAGGGCTACACCAGCAGCACGGGTGGTTCGCTGCACCGCGTCGAGCTGTCCGGTGAGGCGATCCGGCTCACCCGGGCGGTGCACGCGCGCCTGCCGTCCGACGGCGAGGTCGCGGGCCTGCTCGCGCTGATGCTGCTCACCGACGCCCGCCGCCCGGCGCGCACCGCCCCCGACGGCTCGATCGTGCCGCTGGCCGAGCAGGACCGGTCGACGTGGGACCGGGCCCTGATCGCGGAGGGCGCGGACCTGATCACCGCCGCCGTGGAGCGCGGTCCGATCGGCGAGTACCAGTTGCAGGCCGCCATCGCCGCCCTGCACGACGACGCCGCGCGCGCGGAGGACACCGACTGGCCGCAGATCCTCGGCATGTACACGTTCCTGGAACGCATCACGGACAACCCCGTGGTGACGCTGAACCGGGCGGTGGCCGTCGCGATGGTGCACGGCCCCGCCGCCGGCCTGGCCCTGGTCGACACCCTGGACGACCGCCTGCCCGGCCACCACCGCCTCGACGCCGTCCGCGCCCACCTGCACGAGATGGCGGGCGACGCGTCACGTGCCGCCGCGCACTACCGCGCCGCCGCGGCCCGCACCACGAGCCTGCCGGAGCAGCGCTACCTGATGGCCAAGGCCCGCCGCTCAACCTGA
- a CDS encoding helix-turn-helix domain-containing protein: MPNEPRPISKLIPELRRGRGLTQHDLAARLHAASGNASVTREEVSRWERGKRIPGPYWRAWLGRVLDAPARDLEQAAAVARWTRRRG, from the coding sequence GTGCCGAACGAACCGCGGCCGATCAGCAAGCTCATCCCGGAACTGCGGCGGGGTCGCGGGTTGACCCAGCACGACCTCGCGGCACGCCTGCACGCCGCGTCGGGCAACGCGAGCGTCACCCGCGAGGAGGTGTCCCGGTGGGAACGGGGCAAGCGCATTCCCGGCCCGTACTGGCGGGCGTGGCTCGGCCGGGTGCTGGACGCGCCCGCGCGGGACCTGGAACAGGCCGCGGCGGTGGCCCGGTGGACGCGCAGGCGGGGGTGA
- a CDS encoding nuclear transport factor 2 family protein — protein MGGVTAAVERLVARWAAGDAAGTARLFAPEVRWWAAPVPGAPWPARVRSLREVEAFFLGFLGAFELTGITTRALVVDGVDAVLTGQLHARLHVSDESRSFDFALSVSVRHDLISEFRLYADTLALASALAAPGVPPVSPQWPHGSVPG, from the coding sequence TTGGGCGGCGTCACGGCGGCGGTGGAGAGGCTGGTCGCCCGGTGGGCCGCCGGCGACGCGGCGGGCACCGCGCGGCTGTTCGCCCCCGAGGTGCGGTGGTGGGCCGCGCCGGTGCCGGGTGCGCCGTGGCCCGCGAGGGTGCGCTCGCTCCGCGAGGTGGAGGCGTTCTTCCTGGGCTTCCTCGGCGCGTTCGAGCTCACCGGCATCACCACGCGCGCGCTGGTCGTCGACGGCGTGGACGCCGTGCTGACCGGGCAGCTGCACGCGCGCCTGCACGTGAGCGACGAATCCCGCTCCTTCGACTTCGCGCTGTCGGTCTCCGTGCGGCACGACCTGATCAGCGAATTCCGCCTCTACGCGGACACGCTGGCGCTCGCCTCGGCCCTCGCCGCCCCCGGTGTTCCCCCGGTATCACCGCAATGGCCGCACGGATCGGTGCCAGGATGA
- a CDS encoding helix-turn-helix domain-containing protein, which produces MDAQAGVTTRQALVAAAAEVFEREGYARATVDEVCERAGVTKGALYGHFGSKKALAVAVLDVRAAEWARTRERLQRQHRSPLQVLVDLGYAAQRDQEVERRLMFQSPVCEDVAERRLGQWTSVVHDLLRGAAARGELRDGVNLPACAEGIVAELVGVHLVSRAVDGVDAATAGVVRLWRSWLPALAWPEVCAGLRMTPPR; this is translated from the coding sequence GTGGACGCGCAGGCGGGGGTGACCACGCGTCAGGCGCTGGTCGCCGCCGCGGCCGAGGTGTTCGAGCGCGAGGGGTACGCGCGGGCGACCGTGGACGAGGTGTGCGAGCGCGCCGGCGTCACGAAAGGCGCGCTCTACGGCCACTTCGGCTCCAAGAAGGCGCTCGCCGTCGCGGTGCTGGACGTGCGCGCCGCGGAGTGGGCGCGCACCAGGGAGCGGTTGCAGCGGCAGCACCGCAGCCCGTTGCAGGTGTTGGTGGACCTGGGTTACGCGGCGCAGCGCGACCAGGAGGTGGAGCGGCGGCTGATGTTCCAGTCACCGGTGTGCGAGGACGTGGCGGAGCGCCGGCTCGGCCAGTGGACCTCGGTGGTGCACGACCTGCTGCGCGGCGCGGCGGCGCGGGGCGAGCTGCGCGACGGCGTGAACCTGCCCGCGTGCGCCGAGGGCATCGTCGCGGAGCTCGTGGGCGTGCACCTGGTGTCGCGGGCCGTCGACGGGGTGGACGCGGCGACCGCCGGCGTGGTCCGCCTGTGGCGCTCCTGGCTGCCGGCCCTGGCGTGGCCCGAGGTGTGCGCGGGGCTGCGGATGACCCCGCCCCGGTGA
- a CDS encoding TetR/AcrR family transcriptional regulator codes for MNDAARGTRTRAALVAAGIELFDRDGYGATSLDAVCRRVSVTKGALYRHYPSKQALAVAVVEEHFRRWHEVRDAIERRGAGPLATLVELTGEMNRLARTDRVVRVGVRLLFTSELFDLLAGVHVACLSAVVRDLLGRAERAGELVAGLDLRDEADGITSAVVGTQALAAVATGPGGRPDALWRHRLARLATPRVCGGLLGAAAGLTTGTPSTPPRRAPRRTASG; via the coding sequence GTGAACGACGCCGCGCGGGGAACCCGCACCAGGGCCGCCCTGGTCGCCGCGGGCATCGAGCTGTTCGACCGGGACGGCTACGGCGCGACGTCGCTGGACGCCGTGTGCCGCCGGGTGTCGGTCACCAAGGGCGCGCTGTACCGGCACTACCCGTCGAAGCAGGCGCTCGCCGTCGCCGTGGTCGAGGAGCACTTCCGCCGGTGGCACGAGGTGCGCGACGCGATCGAGCGGCGCGGCGCCGGACCGCTGGCCACGCTGGTGGAGCTGACCGGCGAGATGAACCGGTTGGCGCGGACCGACCGGGTGGTGCGCGTCGGCGTGCGGCTGCTGTTCACCAGCGAGCTGTTCGACCTGCTCGCGGGCGTGCACGTGGCGTGCCTGTCGGCCGTCGTGCGCGACCTGCTCGGCCGGGCGGAGCGGGCCGGCGAGCTGGTGGCGGGGCTCGACCTGCGCGACGAGGCGGACGGCATCACCTCCGCGGTGGTCGGCACGCAGGCGCTCGCCGCCGTCGCCACCGGGCCGGGTGGCCGGCCCGACGCCCTGTGGCGGCACCGGCTGGCCCGACTGGCCACCCCGCGGGTGTGCGGCGGCCTCCTGGGCGCCGCGGCCGGCCTGACCACCGGGACGCCCTCCACACCGCCACGACGTGCTCCACGTCGAACGGCATCAGGTTGA